A window of the Linepithema humile isolate Giens D197 chromosome 4, Lhum_UNIL_v1.0, whole genome shotgun sequence genome harbors these coding sequences:
- the LOC105677621 gene encoding peptidyl-prolyl cis-trans isomerase G isoform X3: MKAGSFCSSLIPLIIFCCCSTTQPAPHLDNVHVVFGEVVSGQEIVTHIEGLPVDRMSRPLQDAKVVNCGELVLKIKNKAKKREAKQSSSADSDSDSYTDKAKKKKKSKKSKKRTRSEDGEIRDSNEEDSGQPHPLVSVTKIDPDEIPEVPANKFLYRAGSTNNANQKEFRQHYGRDRIRSHRKTGRIFKGRGIFRYHTPSRSRSRSVTPPHWKQAQNRTIKLHEFQKIEKERLKKEEEFKQRDDDKVKKFGDNSDDNNQVPDNLDNIYTTELLENKENDQTDETAAMNKVQDDNAKRNIEGSDVVTPNKDDMKHSKNERSFRRDTNRSYNDRNSRRNSRDRSRRRGRSRSRDRRRSRERDYDRDRRNRRNYSPRRRDSYRGNRYGRDNYRHYDKRNDRRVNNSNSHQDNEINSRYEKNKNKRNDNISDSSQPKFKRRSRSSSSSSQHSKD; the protein is encoded by the exons ATGAAAGCTGGCTCTTTCTGTTCATCTCTCATCCCCTTAATCATATTTTGTTGTTGTAGTACAACACAACCAGCGCCTCACCTCGACAA tgTCCATGTGGTTTTTGGAGAAGTAGTGTCTGGGCAAGAAATCGTTACACATATTGAAGGACTCCCCGTAGACCGTATGTCACGTCCATTGCAAGATGCCAAGGTTGTAAACTGTGGCGAATTGGTTTTGAAGATCAAAAATAAAG CGAAAAAACGAGAAGCAAAACAAAGTAGTTCAGCGGATTCCGACTCTGATTCTTACACCGACAaggcaaagaagaaaaagaagagcaaGAAGAG CAAAAAAAGAACGAGGTCGGAAGACGGCGAAATACGAGATTCTAACGAAGAGGACAGCGGACAACCTCATCCGCTAGTGTCTGTTACCAAAATTGATCCCGATGAAATTCCGGAAGTACCagcaaacaaatttttatatagagcAGGATCGACTAATAATGCAAATCAAAAGGAATTTAGACAGCATTACGGAAGAGATCGTATACGATCTCATCGGAAGACTGGTCGTATTTTTAAGGGTAGAGGAATATTT AGATATCATACTCCTTCTCGGAGTCGTTCCAGAAGTGTAACACCACCTCATTGGAAGCAAGCTCAAAACCGTACTATTAAATTGCACGAATTTCAG aaaatagaaaaagaacgTCTCAAGAAGGAAGAAGAGTTCAAACAACGCGACGATGACAAAGTCAAAAAGTTTGGAGATAATTCTGATGATAACAATCAAGTGCCAGATAATCTAGATAATATATACACGACGGAGTTACTGGAGAACAAAGAAAACGATCAGACAGATGAGACAGCAGCTATGAATAAAGTACAGGATGATAAtgcgaaaagaaatatagaagGGAGTGACGTTGTTACGCCGAACAAAGATGACATGAAGCACAGTAAAAACGAGAGATCATTCAGACGTGACACCAATCGATCCTACAATGATAGAAATTCCCGGCGTAATTCAAGAGACAGGAGCAGGAGACGTGGACGCTCTCGATCGAGGGATCGCCGACGATCTAGAGAGAGAGACTACGATCGTGACAGAAGAAATCGGAGAAATTATTCTCCCCGTCGACGAGACTCTTACAGAGGTAATCGATACGGAAGAGATAATTACAGGCACTATGACAAGCGCAACGACAGACGTGTGAATAACTCTAATTCCCACCAGGACAACGAAATCAACTCCCGCTACgaaaaaaacaagaataagAGAAACGACAACATATCTGATTCGAGCCAGCCGAAGTTTAAGCGCCGCTCGCGATCAAGCAGCTCTAGCAGCCAACACTCCAAAGATTAA